The genomic DNA TGTACAATTATGTATATAATTGACCAATATTGGTAAAAACTGTGTAGGAACACCAACCTGTCCCACTGGGGTGATCTAAAAACCTAGGTCGGGGTCTTTCTGGGACCACAGTTTGCGCTCCTCCTCAGAGGCGTCCCCCTGAAAAGTACGTACCTCCCGCATGTCTGGCAAACCCGTTCTGCTTCAGTCACAGAGGGTTGTTTGACGGGAACCCGAGGGGACTACAACTACTGAGGATTGTGACGCACTTTTCACTGTCTAATCTGCTAAAGCGTTGCCTTTAGTGACCCGGTTGGACATGTGTCTGTGGGCCGCACATTTAATAATAGCCAAAACTCGAGGTAGCTGTAGAGCGGtgagtatgaggggtgattgataagttcttggcctaaggtagaaggagtcaattttagaaaacctcacacatttatttttcaacatagccctgtcctacatttacacacttagtccagcggtcgtgcagcatacggatcttggacgtccagaaagtgtccacagcagggctgattgataagtttgtggcctaaagtagaaggagatgagttatacagctctcgttaatTAAGATATTCACCTTTAATATTAGTTCCTGTTGGTGTTGATATGGTTTGGAAAACCGGGTCCCAATAATATGTCAAAGCTCGTTGCATTTGATTTTGGTCATTGTCAGGCCAATCCATATTATTAGTTTTAATCATGTTGGCTAATTTAATTGGCCAGCATTCTTAATTACTTAGATAAGAGAGTTTGCTAAATCAAGGTTTTAATTACAGATTGATATactgtccagtccttatcagtCATTCCCTTTGCAAGGCCCTGATTTAATTACAGAGAgatgttcattcctgtccttacCGGCGAGTCCTCCTCCCTTTACTCAAATGAGGGTACAAAGTATAATGTTATCAGCTGAAGGGGGTGCAAGGTGTAATGTTATCAGCTCTCAGTGTGTCTCTCTGCAAGCCGCAGAGAACCAGTAATGAGCCTGTCTTAGCTAACCGCAgaagacagagtttacttcagttcaaaaattcctatACAGTCACAGTTATTCTTGCAGCCAGAGGTTACATAGgatcaaaatgatttttttaatatatcctcaattcctcaggagagttcaggggaaatatttatgtacaatacagaaactggtgttacctgtgtgtattgtggcgatgcaaaagttgctggagaatttacaagtgggaagaagtggagtgatatttagaAATCTGACTTTTTGAAGCGTAATTCAGCAAGCAAACCAAAtatggacaatgtgcaaaagctctggtgagaaaatcTTTCATTACCCATTACAGGCCTGCTACATAGTTTGTGTGAGAATGCAGATGGGActcgatcaaacccagaggaaatcaaagttcttattgacaatgATTTGattgctgttaaaatgaataccactCGAAATAAAATTCACTGTGCACATTGGGTAAAAAAAGCACAATACAAGACttatgtgcacactggtcattacaaattaggggggacattggtgggaaggtggggagacctccagtgtccctgatgccctcacctacaagatgtacatccagctgcagcttgtaaccctgcactttaAGGAGCTGGAACTTGAAACggatgaattccagatcatcCAGGAGCTGGAGGGGTTGACAGGTATGACATGAAGAGAGTGAGTTACACCTGAAgtgcagggcacaggaaactgggtgagaatcgggaaggggaatgaggttaaatgGCCATCGCAGAGTAATCTTGTGTCCATCCCACACAACAACAGGTGGgtccactttagaaactgttggggggattactgacagaggaaagtcaaaggggtgagaggggattcgttagtgaggggaacagaacaagaggggactaatatcccagtggtGAGGCTCGCTAGTGctagtgtggggggagggggtgatgtggttaaaataagttgtagggggaatgggaaccagaatgacagaacagatagtggggagggtgaattgaattgatttgacttttattacatacatccttcatatacacgaggagtagaaatctttacgttatgtctccagcTAAATcagcaatgtgtaatttatagtaaattataataaatagtttgtacataggacagtcaatataacatagaaatgcaattgtatcagcatgaattaatcagtctgatggcctggtggaagatgatgtcccggagcctgttggtccttttgctgtggtaccgtttcctggatggtagcagcaggaacagtttgtggttgtgaattgggtccccaatatcctttgggccctttttacacacctttctctgtaaatgtcctgaatagtgggcagttcacatctacagatgcgctgggctgtctgcaccactctctgcaggttcctgtgattaagggaagtacaggtcccataccaggcagtgatgcagccagtcaggatgctctcaattctgttcctgtagaaagttcttaggatttggggcaccatcccaaacttcttcaaccgtctgaggtgaaagaggtgttgttgtgctcttttcacaacacagccggtatgtacagaccatgtgagatcctcggtgatgtttatgctgaggaacttaaagccgttcaccctctcaaccccagatccattgatgtcaatagcggttagcctgtctccattccatcagtcgtccacaatcagctttgtttttgtgacaatgagggagagtttgtcctcttgacaccagtcagatgttgttcagacctcagatagagtcggcaatcaaatggttgagcatggtgcgatgaatgtgctgagccgtgtatatcacaatgcaagaagcatcgtaggaaatccagatgagctcaggacagggaattatgatattgtagccattattgggacttggttgcacccaacagtctgagggatttagaggaacaaatttgtagagagatcgcagaccatgccaggaaacaaaggttgattcagtgagtgattttaactttccagatattgactgggactcccatactgtaaaaggactagatggggtagagtttgtcaaatgtgcccttaatcagtaAGTAGAATTCCCGACGTAGATGTGTGCAATAAGCTGTTAGGAAATGATCTagaaattagtgatcataatgccatgaaattcaaactaaatatggaaaaagagaggtctggaccacgggttgagattctaaattgaagaaaggtcaattttgatggtttcAGAAAGGAGCTGACAAGTGTGGCTTGGGACAGGCTGGTTTCTGGTAAAGGAGTActtgtaagtgggaggccttcagaagtgaaattttgagggggtctagtttgtatgtgcctgccaaaataaaagttgaaaggtagCTAGTGCAtggaccttggttttcaagagatattgaggccccaaatattttgtttctctaaatgcctcagactgttgggtgctaccaagaGTCATTAATTCCACACCCTCtcatctgacttttttttttagttgtcttctgttcaCTTCTAAAAGCTTCCTAATAGTTTTTGCTCTTCTGTtagccctctctttggcttttatgttggatttgtcttctcatttcagccatggttgtgtcctcctgcctttccaatgcttccacttctttgggatgtatcgatcactcagctcccgaattgctcccagaaactccagccattgctgctctgttgtcactcctaccttttcccttccaaacaagattgaccagcttctctgtcatagaaacatggagaagttcagtTCAGAAACAgggtatttggcccatctagtcaatgatGAAAAATCATTTAAGCTGTCTAATGAAACTACCAGCACTGGGaccatcaccctccacacccctaccatcctggctcccatccaaacttctttaaatggtgaaactgagctcatattcaccacttgtgctggcatcttATTCCGCACTCTCACAaccatttcagtaaagagcttttcaaaatgtttccaTTAAATTTTCATCTTtcccacttacccatgacctctggttgttatcccacccaacctcaatggaaaaagctgctcgcatttaccttatctataccctcataattttgtatacttctaacaaaccttcaaagcaatgtataatttccttgttcatgtttagagcctttcttggatgtataagatgatgagggacaaTGATCGTAGGGATAGCCAGAGGTTTATTCCCAGGGctaaatggctaacacgagggggcatagttttaaggtgcttggaaatagataccgaggggatgacaggggtaggtttttcacacagagaatggtggctattcgtgtttcagttactgtggggccaggaaccCATGGAATTCAATGGGAACAGGGAAtaaataccaatggagagagtcaaactgagccaggtcacagattggagatggcagaaatgccccattcttatagagacaggaagagcatcagagagtttgatggtcattccagataccagcactgtgcccagttagaagatgatttctgtCTCCAACTACGGTTGAATTTCGCTGAAACAGTGTGATGCCAGACCAACCGTGACAACTcatgatctcatctgaaatgttgtccttcacccattgatggattttgttaatctttttacaggttaaaaatgacaaggaatttgtctatGGGAACCTCGAACACAATACGCcggttttgctgtctctgtccagaaATTTAAGAAGTGGAGCGAGGGATTCAATCAActatccttcctgctcagactgtggggagggattcactcaaTGATCTGACCGACTGGCACGCCCCTCATTTTACACAGGagagaggctgttcacctgctcagactgtgggaagggattcactctgtcatctgacctaatggcacaccagcgagttcacaccggggagcggctgtccacctgctcggactgtgggaagggatttacttcgtcatctcaactgaaggtacatcagcgagttcacactggggagaggccgttcacctgcaaagactgtgggaagggattcactcggtcatctaacctaatggctcaccagcgagttcgcaccggggagaggccgttcacctgctcggactgtgggaagggattcacttcgtcatctcaactgaaggtacatcagcgagttcatactggggagaggccgttcacttgttcagtgtgtgggaagggattcactcagtcatctcagctgaaggtacatcagcaagttcacaccggagagaggccattcacctgctcaaactgtgggaagggattcactcaggcatctcacctactgagacaccagtcagttcacaccagagagtggccattcacctgctcagactgtgggaagggattcactcagtcatccgccctaatggcacaccagcgagttcacactggggagaggccgtacacctgctcagactgtgggaagggattcacttggtcatctgacctaatggctcaccagcgagttcacacaagggagcagccgttcacctgctcggaatgtgggaagggattcactacatcatctcaactgaaggtacatcagcgagttcacactggggagagaccattcacctgctcagactgtgggaagggatttacttgGTCATCGAATTTGAAGGCGCATCAGAGAGTTTacagtggagagaggccattcacctgctcagattgtgggaagggattcacttcgtcatctcagttactgagacaccagtcagttcacactggagagtggctgttcacctgctcggactgtgggaagggattcacttcgtcatctcaactgaaggtacatcagcgagttcacactggggagaggccattcacctgctcagactgtgggaagggattcacttcgtcatctcagttactgagacaccagtcagttcacactggtgaGAGGCCGTTctcctgctcagtgtgtgggaagggattcattctgTCGTCACAActaaaggtacatcagcgagttcacactggggagaggcctttcacctgctcagactgtgggaagggattcacttcatCATCTCagttactgagacaccagtcagttcacactggtgagaggccgttcacctgctcagactgtgggaaaggattcacttcgtcatctcaacttaaggtacatcagcgagttcacactggggaaagaccattcacctgctcagagtgtgggaaaggattcactcagttaaTCCACCTGCAGAGACACCAGCAAGCTCACACTGGgtagaggccgttcacctgctttggttgtgggaagggattcactcagtcatctcaactgcaGAGataccagcgagttcacactgggtagaggctgttcacctgctcagactgtgggaagggattcactcggtcatctcaactaCAGAGACATCAGtgtgttcacactggggagaggcagaTCTCCTGCTCGGACTTTGGGAAGAGATTCTGTCAGCCAAATCAATCAGGTTtgcatcattgagttcacactggggaaaccTGTTCAACcgctgtgaatgtgggaagcgattcactcagtcatctaacctTGTAACTCTCACTTCGACTAGCAGTTTAATGTGGGGGTCGATAGCTCCAGGCCCGGCCAatcttaagaaatctcgtttgggtggatgctgcacgatgtgtcccccgttacaaatcagtaccccaaaataacaagcagcacacaatatgtgattaaataaTTGAGAATTATAATTCTTattttgactatagggttagtaaagaaaacaaaataaagaaaaagggcccactctctccattcacatcttctcatctctccctggcaaaagaccatgaaaatctctcttccagactcacaagaaagaacatttctcccattggatagccccgcactccaaaaccctgttatctctagtcgtaacctaaacattactgctacagagaaaccattacctcagcagtgaaccattgcagagaggccattacattagcagtgaaaccttacagcgtgttacacttgtgacacactgccgggttcacactggggagaaagtttcaataagctgcatgctggatatttgtccatcaccgttgctgaatgcaatttcgagagtgactgtcggtgctgaactctgcaattattgctgctgctcaccacacccagttctgcaccctggtcactgggcatgggaggagtttcttctgctacatattcacctttaatgggactggagtttaatattctgcaCCTGTGACAAATTaatcagttctattttaaccTCTGTCTTTGGTACTTACCGTGTTTATAACACAACCAGTGTACTCAGGCCTGCAGGACCCAGCCAGTGATTCAGTTCCACAGCAGCCCTTTTGA from Mobula hypostoma unplaced genomic scaffold, sMobHyp1.1 scaffold_79, whole genome shotgun sequence includes the following:
- the LOC134342034 gene encoding zinc finger protein 229-like — protein: SDRLARPSFYTGERLFTCSDCGKGFTLSSDLMAHQRVHTGERLSTCSDCGKGFTSSSQLKVHQRVHTGERPFTCKDCGKGFTRSSNLMAHQRVRTGERPFTCSDCGKGFTSSSQLKVHQRVHTGERPFTCSVCGKGFTQSSQLKVHQQVHTGERPFTCSNCGKGFTQASHLLRHQSVHTREWPFTCSDCGKGFTQSSALMAHQRVHTGERPYTCSDCGKGFTWSSDLMAHQRVHTREQPFTCSECGKGFTTSSQLKVHQRVHTGERPFTCSDCGKGFTWSSNLKAHQRVYSGERPFTCSDCGKGFTSSSQLLRHQSVHTGEWLFTCSDCGKGFTSSSQLKVHQRVHTGERPFTCSDCGKGFTSSSQLLRHQSVHTGERPFSCSVCGKGFILSSQLKVHQRVHTGERPFTCSDCGKGFTSSSQLLRHQSVHTGERPFTCSDCGKGFTSSSQLKVHQRVHTGERPFTCSECGKGFTQLIHLQRHQQAHTG